TCTGGTTTCATGAATGTTGAAGCATTAAAACACTATGCACCCGATACAGAGGGTGTCGAGTTAGTTTTTGGTCCGGATTATTGTGCTCCTGAAATAAATGGCGTGCAATTTGCCATCAATAAGGTTGACAAGATCACACATGAATCTAAACTAAGATATTTGCAAGAGATGCCCCTGTCAAAATTAACTGATACCTCGCAATCTCATCTGTATACGCTCATAATAGATGAATCAGCGCagtcttttcaaattcttaTAGACGGTAAGACGGTTATGGTAAGAGAACATATCgaagacaagaaaaaggtcAATTTTGAGCCACCCATTACACCGCCTTTAATGATTCCTGATGTTTCAGTAGCGAAACCGCATGATTGGGATGATCGCATCCGAATCCCAGATCCTGAGGCGGTGAAGCTCAGTGATCGGGATGAACGAGACCCATTGATGATTCCACATCCAGATGGCACTGAACCACCAGAATGGAACAGCTCCATCCCCGAATACATTCTTGACCCAAATGCTCAAAAGCCCTCGTGGTGGAAGGAACTTGAGCACGGGGAATGGATACCGCCCATGATTAAAAATCCTCTTTGCACTGCAGAACGTGGTTGTGGCCAGCAGATACCAGGGCTGATAAATAATGCCAAGTACAAAGGTCCAGGCGAACTCAATGAAATCATAAATCCCAATTACATGGGGGAATGGCATCCACCGGAAATTGAAAACCCGCTATACTACGAAGAGCAGCACCCATTGCGCATCGAAAACGTTATCAGTGGTGTGATCCTCGAGTTTTGGAGTGGATCTCCAAACATGTTGATAAGCAACATTTATGTTGGTAAAAATGTAACAGAGGCGCAAATTATTGGGAATAAGACTTGGCTGATGAGAGACCGCGCGTTTAGAGGCTCCGATGGCCCCACAGAACGCAAATTCATGAATAGCAGACTAGGAAATCTACAAACAACTTTCCATAACGAAAGAGAATCCCCTAATCCATTTGACCGCATTATAGATCGCATATTAGAGCAACCTCTGAAATTTGTGCTTACTGCGGCCGTCGTGCTCTTGACGACGTCGGTTCTTTGTTGTGTAGTATTTACATAGTGGACAAGTGTTAGTTTATAACATGGTCTCAATAATTGCACCACAACGGCTTCTCTTTTATAGATGGTTAACATTATAGTATcaatattatcatcatGATTAAATGATGATGTATAATACTTACCCGATGTTAaatcttattttttcatgcAGTAAGTAATCATGCAACAAGAAAAACCCGTAATTAAGCGAACATAGAACAACTAGCATCCCCGATAAGACGGAATAGAATAGTAAAGATTGTGATTCATTGGCAGGTCCATTGTCGCATTACTAAATCATAGGCATGGAAATTTCCAGTTCACCATGGAACGACGGTGGATACAGCCCCTATGAGAGAAACAGAGTCGCTGTATCACCATTTTCATCAGCGTTGGAAGGCGAAGAACGAATAGAAACCTCTCGATCTTTGGGTGATCATTGCTTTGAACCTTTGCCATACGTGACGAATTATCTTTCTATTTTCGCGCTTTTTGGTAAAGAGATATTTGGTGACAAGGGAAATGTGAGCTCAAGAAATGAATATTtgctaaaaaaatactactctttgaaaaagccATTTGTATTGCGACATAATGGGCATGCGTTGAAGAATCCCGACATGCCACTCCAGAGGAATGACATATTGCAAACCAATTTCATGGTTGACAAATTTCTGAATCGTACTGTGCGGTCAGTGaattttaataatttcaagATAATATCAGATATGCAAAGTAAAAGCGGTCGAGGAACAAAGTCAGGCACAAATCAGAATCAAAGTGCCGACGctattcaaaatatttgtctACCATCTATACCGTCGGCGTTGCCTTATTTCCAGTATTATAGGAAGCTATTGACAGTTAATACCAAAGAATGGGATATTTTAAAACTGCACAGTTTATGGGTACCAAAGCTAAGGAAGGAttttaaagatttttcGTTGTATGGTGATAAAAACTCTTTAAAGCCGATCGATAGTCACTATGATGAGGATAATAccatgaagaaaaatttattttttgaaagatctCCAAGTCGACAGACTCTAGATGGTAAAGGGTGTGCCTCTAAGGGGTATGACATTTCTTCCGGTAATATGATTATCCCATCCCTATTTTCTGAAGATAAGCTGCCGGCTTTAACTTATCATTGTTCCGTAGAATTAAATGGAAACATTTACATATTTGGGGGATTGATGCCATGCTACAGCTATGAGGAGGATGCGCCGATGCTGAACGATTTTTTTGTAGACGGAATAAAGAACTTACCTCCGCCTTTACTACCTCAAGTGATTAATAATCCATCAATGGTCAATAATCCTCATCTTTATGTCGCTTCTATACCATCATGCCGGTTTAGCAAACCTAAAATGGGGGGTTATATACCGCCTCCATTGCTATGTGTTCAAGGATCCAAATTAACGGACCGacatattttcttttatggCGGATTTGAAATCAGGACAGAAACCCGtggtgatgaaaatggGAAGTATCATCtcaagaaaagattatATGTGAATAACACTGGTTACATACTCGATATTATGTCGTTCAAGTTCACTAAAATAGATATCATAGTACAACCTTCCAAATATAATGCATATCCGACAATGTCATCGAGGTTTGGTCACTTACAAATTTCTATTGATAATCCAAATAGGAGAGCTAGCGTTCATTCTTCAAGCATGAACGAAATTCATAAAATGGGGAGTGCTTCCATGAAACAAGGTAGCAGCATCACTTCCGGGCGGCTTGAAAAAGCAGCAGTACTTTCATCATTACCTCATAATACTGTGCACACGGTTATAATATTTGGTGGTTACAGACAAACCGGTGATGATCGTTACGAAGCAATGAATGATTTGTGGAAGATAGAGATACCCGTGATACGTCGCGGTAAAAAAGGTTATTGTAAGTTTTCAGAGACAGCTAACGCGATACTACTGACGCCAAGCGAAAAGGACAAATCGGATTGGCCCGAAGAAAGAGCCTTTTCTGCCTTTTCTGTTCATGGGACTTCGTTAATGGATAGGAGTTCTCTTGACATGAGACTATTGAACAACTTAAAAAACCATTTTGTTTTAAAACCGTCATATATATCACAGGATCGCGTTGTTAGTCCTAAACCGGTTTTCCCCATGATGGTTCATGGCACGCATCAAGATCTTTTCAATAGTGGCTCTGCGGCACAAGAATCGCCCAAAGCTGGTGCCTCGGCCAGCAGCGCAAGTGCTGCGAGCTTTGATCCCGATATGGACGataatttggaaaattatATAGTCAATCCAGGGAGAAAATCGTCATCTATTCCAATGACTGCGATAGGGAGACAGAGATTAATTTTAAGCCAAGAGAAGCCAGTAGGTAAAACTGTTGTATTGCATGGTGGGTCTAACGGTCTCAACGTTCTTGATGATATGTGGTTGATGGACTTAGAGTGTGAGACATGGACTCCAATAGAGACATTTGCAAAGGCAGATTCGAGCGAAGACggtgatgaaaaattggataGTGTGAACGTAGGTCTCGTTGGCCACAGAATGGAAAGTATTGGACGAATATGTGTATGTATAGGTGGTATGGTACAAGAGGATGTTGACCAATTTTACTCGGAGAATGATGATGAGCCTCCTCGAAAACGCAAGGTCGATACATTACCGTTGGGtggtaattttttgaacacAATTGATTTAAGCACGCAGTGTTGGGAAGAACATAAAATTACTCTGTCCAAGAAGGAAGACGATGAGGACAGACAAGATAGcgaaaatgaagatacaaattcaaatataGTAGTTGGTGTCGGTGGCACTTCTTTGCAATGTGACAAAAGTATTATTTTGATTGGCGGATTGATATCTAGACGGAGCAatgtaaaagaaatatatttaCATGGTACCATAACGAAAAGTATTTTTCCTAGCGTAAATCCTAGTGCATAAAAAGGCAGTTTTCAATGCTTTCACTTTGTAAACTTTGTTTAGTAGTAGaatataatatattcaGTTTTGTTTTATAGTCACATAACACTTTGTCTTTCAAAGAATAATCTCCTTCGCAATACCAGCGAAATATTTTGGcaaaaaattaacaatTAGGTTCATAGTCCCCTAATTCAATtaatcgaaaaaaaaaaaataaaatataaggGAAGATTGTGCTGATGAAATAGACAATgaaacaataatgaagaataaagaagaagaagatataaAACATGCCACCACCATCAAGAAGTAgaataaacaaaacaagAACATTAGGAATAGTGGGTACAGCTATAGCAGTGTTGGTCACGTCCTACTATATATATCAAAAGGTGACAAGTGCAAAGGAAGATAATGGGGCACGACCTCCAGAGGGTGATTCAGTaaaagagaacaaaaaggCAAGGAAGAGCAAATGTATTATAATGAGCAAGTCGATACAAGGACTGCCCATAAAGTGGGAGGAGTACGCCGCTGATGAAGTGGTTTTGCTGGTACCTACGAGCCACACTGATGGATCAATGAAACAAGCCATTGGGGATGCCTTTCGCAAGACGAAAAACGAACACAAAATCATATATTGCGATAGCATGGATGGATTATGGTCATGTGTAAGACGGCTAGGTAAATTTCAGTGCATATTGAACTCCAGGGACTTCACAAGTAGTGGTGGTAGCGATGCAGCAGTCGTTCCTGAAGATATAGGCAGGTTTGTCaaatttgttgttgataGCGATGTAGAGGATGTGCTGATTGACACTTTATGCAATTAATGTAGAAAAGAGTTTCTTGTAACAGTATGtaaagaataaataattataagtataaataaaaagagaaggtgaaataataataagtAAGCAGCTCGGTTATAAGAGAACAAAAACAcacgaaaaaaaaaaagtcgtcaatataaaaaggaaagaaatcATCATTACAACTTGACCGAATCAATTAGATGTCTAACAATGCCAGGGTTTGACAATGTAGAAACGTCGCCTAGTTGGTCACTTTCTCCTGCTAGgatttttcttaaaataCGTCTCATAATTTTGCCGGATCTTGTCTTGGGCAAGTCATCCACTAAAATGATCAATTTTGGTGCGGCAAATGGCCCGATGTCTTTTCTAACAGTAAAGACCAAATGCTTCTTGATATCTTGTAATTCATCATCTGTTGCGGTGGACCAACTAGATTTGTTTTTCAACACCACAAATGCAGCAACTGCTTGACCAGTCAAGTCATCGTTGAATCCGACAACAGCACACTCGGCCACAATTGGATCTTCGATAATAGCAGCCTCAATTTCAGCGGTAGACAGACGGTGACCAGAGACGTTCACCACATCGTCTACACGACCCAAAATCCAGATATAACCATCCTTATCCTTTGCAGCACCATCACCAGTGAAATAGTAGCCAGGGTAAGGGTTCAAATAAGTGTCTAGATACCTATCAtgatttttccaaatagTTCTTGCAAATGATGGCCATGCAGCTTTGACGGCAAGGACACCCTCTGCGTGGCTGGTGTTAAGTTCTTCACCAGTGTTAGGGTCAAGAACAACTGCATCAATACCGAAGAAGGGGAATGAGGCAGAACCCGGTTTCATTGGTGTAACACCACCAGCCAGCGGGGTGACCAGATGCGAACCAGATTCTGTTTGCCAGTAGGTGTCTACAATGGGGATTTCATTTTTACCTATTTTTTCAGAGTACCACTCCCAAACTTCAGCAGCAATTGGCTCACCGACCGAACCCAAGCAACGCAAAGATTTTAAGGAATGATTTTCGATGTAGGAATCACCAgctcttttcaacaaacgCAAAGCAGTTGGCGCAACATAAAATTGGGTGACTTTGTGttcatcaataatatcCCAATAACGGGAGTAATTTGGGTACGCAGGAGTCCCTTCAAAGACCAAAGTGGCACAACCATATAGTAAGGGACCATAAACCACATAAGTGTGGCCTGTAATCCAGCCAATGTCTCCAGCTGTGAAGAAAACGTCTTCTTGGTGAGTGTCAAAAGTGTAGCGCATGGTCAACAAAGCTCCCAGCAAGTAACCTGCGGTAGAATGTTGAACACCCTTGGGGGCACCAGTAGAACCAGACGTATACAACAAGAATAATGGATCCTCAGAATCAACGGGTGTGCATGGATAGTAGGTCttgtatttcttcttttctgttGCCCAATCCAAATCTCTGGGGGCATGGAAAGCAACAGATGGATTGTTGGTCTTTCTATAAACCAAGACGTGTCTCACGCCTGGGGTCTCTCTTAGCGCGTCATCAACAATTCTTTTAGTCTCAATGACTTTACCACCTCTGTTGGATTCATCTGTAGTGATGACAACTTTAGAGTCCCCATCGTTGATACGATCTCTCAAGGAGTTGGAAGAAAACCCGGCAAAGACTACGGAGTGAATGGCACCGATACGGGAAATGGCCAACAAGGTTATGATTGCTTCTGGGACCATAGGCATGTACACGGCAACAGTATCGCCCTTGCGAACGCCCATAGAGTAAGTCAGCACTTGTGCCACTTGACAAACTTCTTCAAGTAGTTCCTTGTAGGTAATGGAATAGCCTTGGCCAGGCTCGTCACCTTCGAAAATAATGGCTTTCTTGTTAGGAGTCTTCAAGGCATGTCTGTCAACACAGTTGTAACAGGCGTTTAATTGGCCGTTGAGGAACCATGCATTGTTCTGGAAGGAGGGCCTGCCCGTTTTAGGGTCTGGGATGAACACCTTATCGAATGGCTTAGACCAGTTTAAAAATTGGGTAGCTTTAGAACCGAAGAACTTAGCAGGGTCTTCAATAGACTCCTTGTGCAAGCGCTGATAGTCCTGCAACCCGTCCAAGTGTGGAGAATAGTGGGTAGCAATTGCGGGCTGCAGTCTATCTGAGATGGGCCGTTGTGGCACGATCTTGACCGAAGTCAAATGTTCATACTCATGTTCCTTCTTCTGCTGCGCAGTGGCGGCAGACTGGGACATTTTTGCTTTCAACTTGTCAATTTCACTTGACTGTTCTTCTAGTTTTGATGATTGTACGGCAGAGGGCGACATAGCACAGTGGGCAATGTCTTTCTAGTAGTTTTGATATGTTTGGTTTTGCTTATAGATAGAAAATATAAGAACAAGATATAACGTACTACCAGATAACCTAAGGGAGAAATATGCTTAGAATAGCCGCCCAGTTTATATACAAAATGAAGGGAGAACTATTTGCCACCGAGGAACTGTACCCCAACTGCAATACCCATTGAATAATGGCATCGGAGGCTCGGCGGCAATTCGTACCccaaccttttttttttacttttctttgGATCTTAGAGataacagaaaaaaaggatgaCCCCAATCATTTGCCACGGCATGTCAACAGGTGAGTGCCTTTTGAGGGGGGGGGGTCATCTCGACATCCGGCGAAATGGAGCAGTCACACGTGAACATTTTTAGGGGATGGAGAGTGCTACGCCGTTCGTCCGAGATGATTATCATATTTACACAGCCGTACATACACGTGCCATTTATCTTGATATCATTCTGGACGTATGTGCACATGTGAtttgcttttgtttttttaagAATGTCGGGTAATAAACAGATTGTTTTTCTGGGAGgataatcttttcttttttcctgttGGTATTCTAAAATTAACCTTgctgtttcttttttttttttttttcgcgCGACTACTCAGCCATCTTGcatttttaaagaaaaagataatcATTAATGCCTTCACGGGAATACGTATAGAACATTATTAAAAGTATATGAATggcatatatatatagaacACCACCCTTGGAAAACATTTATACCCCTTAAACTAAAACAATTTGCTGCGCTATACCGTGTTTCAGTGTATTATAATACATTCATTTCTGTTTCATTACGATTATATTGACGTGATAAAAAGATTATATAGCCATGATCTTCCTAAACACCTTCGCAAGGTGCCTTTTAACGTGTTTCGTACTGTGCAGCGGTACAGCACGTTCCTCTGACACAAACGACACTACTCCGGCGTCTGCAAAGCATTTGCAGACCACTTCTTTATTGACGTGTATGGACAATTCGCAATTAACGGCATCATTCTTTGATGTGAAATTTTACCCCGATAATAATACTGTTATCTTTGATATTGACGCTACGACGACGCTTAATGGGAACGTCACTGTGAAGGCTGAGCTGCTTACTTACGGACTGAAAGTCCTGGATAAGACTTTTGATTTATGTTCCTTGGGCCAAGTATCGCTTTGCCCCCTAAGTGCTGGGCGTATTGATGTCATGTCCACACAGGTGATCGAATCATCCATTACCAAGCAATTTCCCGGCATTGCTTACACCATTCCAGATTTGG
This genomic window from Saccharomyces cerevisiae S288C chromosome I, complete sequence contains:
- the CNE1 gene encoding calnexin (Calnexin; integral membrane ER chaperone involved in folding and quality control of glycoproteins; chaperone activity is inhibited by Mpd1p, with which Cne1p interacts; 24% identical to mammalian calnexin; Ca+ binding not yet shown in yeast) gives rise to the protein MKFSAYLWWLFLNLALVKGTSLLSNVTLAEDSFWEHFQAYTNTKHLNQEWITSEAVNNEGSKIYGAQWRLSQGRLQGSAWDKGIAVRTGNAAAMIGHLLETPINVSETDTLVVQYEIKLDNSLTCGGAFIKLMSGFMNVEALKHYAPDTEGVELVFGPDYCAPEINGVQFAINKVDKITHESKLRYLQEMPLSKLTDTSQSHLYTLIIDESAQSFQILIDGKTVMVREHIEDKKKVNFEPPITPPLMIPDVSVAKPHDWDDRIRIPDPEAVKLSDRDERDPLMIPHPDGTEPPEWNSSIPEYILDPNAQKPSWWKELEHGEWIPPMIKNPLCTAERGCGQQIPGLINNAKYKGPGELNEIINPNYMGEWHPPEIENPLYYEEQHPLRIENVISGVILEFWSGSPNMLISNIYVGKNVTEAQIIGNKTWLMRDRAFRGSDGPTERKFMNSRLGNLQTTFHNERESPNPFDRIIDRILEQPLKFVLTAAVVLLTTSVLCCVVFT
- the GPB2 gene encoding Gpb2p (Multistep regulator of cAMP-PKA signaling; inhibits PKA downstream of Gpa2p and Cyr1p, thereby increasing cAMP dependency; inhibits Ras activity through direct interactions with Ira1p/2p; regulated by G-alpha protein Gpa2p; GPB2 has a paralog, GPB1, that arose from the whole genome duplication), which encodes MEISSSPWNDGGYSPYERNRVAVSPFSSALEGEERIETSRSLGDHCFEPLPYVTNYLSIFALFGKEIFGDKGNVSSRNEYLLKKYYSLKKPFVLRHNGHALKNPDMPLQRNDILQTNFMVDKFLNRTVRSVNFNNFKIISDMQSKSGRGTKSGTNQNQSADAIQNICLPSIPSALPYFQYYRKLLTVNTKEWDILKLHSLWVPKLRKDFKDFSLYGDKNSLKPIDSHYDEDNTMKKNLFFERSPSRQTLDGKGCASKGYDISSGNMIIPSLFSEDKLPALTYHCSVELNGNIYIFGGLMPCYSYEEDAPMLNDFFVDGIKNLPPPLLPQVINNPSMVNNPHLYVASIPSCRFSKPKMGGYIPPPLLCVQGSKLTDRHIFFYGGFEIRTETRGDENGKYHLKKRLYVNNTGYILDIMSFKFTKIDIIVQPSKYNAYPTMSSRFGHLQISIDNPNRRASVHSSSMNEIHKMGSASMKQGSSITSGRLEKAAVLSSLPHNTVHTVIIFGGYRQTGDDRYEAMNDLWKIEIPVIRRGKKGYCKFSETANAILLTPSEKDKSDWPEERAFSAFSVHGTSLMDRSSLDMRLLNNLKNHFVLKPSYISQDRVVSPKPVFPMMVHGTHQDLFNSGSAAQESPKAGASASSASAASFDPDMDDNLENYIVNPGRKSSSIPMTAIGRQRLILSQEKPVGKTVVLHGGSNGLNVLDDMWLMDLECETWTPIETFAKADSSEDGDEKLDSVNVGLVGHRMESIGRICVCIGGMVQEDVDQFYSENDDEPPRKRKVDTLPLGGNFLNTIDLSTQCWEEHKITLSKKEDDEDRQDSENEDTNSNIVVGVGGTSLQCDKSIILIGGLISRRSNVKEIYLHGTITKSIFPSVNPSA
- the PEX22 gene encoding ubiquitin-protein transferase activating protein PEX22 (Putative peroxisomal membrane protein; required for import of peroxisomal proteins; functionally complements a Pichia pastoris pex22 mutation), coding for MPPPSRSRINKTRTLGIVGTAIAVLVTSYYIYQKVTSAKEDNGARPPEGDSVKENKKARKSKCIIMSKSIQGLPIKWEEYAADEVVLLVPTSHTDGSMKQAIGDAFRKTKNEHKIIYCDSMDGLWSCVRRLGKFQCILNSRDFTSSGGSDAAVVPEDIGRFVKFVVDSDVEDVLIDTLCN
- the ACS1 gene encoding acetate--CoA ligase 1 (Acetyl-coA synthetase isoform; along with Acs2p, acetyl-CoA synthetase isoform is the nuclear source of acetyl-coA for histone acetylation; expressed during growth on nonfermentable carbon sources and under aerobic conditions; metabolites mediate the formation of filament assemblies in meiotic cells, storing Acs1p in an inactive state and promoting efficient return to growth after starvation), whose product is MSPSAVQSSKLEEQSSEIDKLKAKMSQSAATAQQKKEHEYEHLTSVKIVPQRPISDRLQPAIATHYSPHLDGLQDYQRLHKESIEDPAKFFGSKATQFLNWSKPFDKVFIPDPKTGRPSFQNNAWFLNGQLNACYNCVDRHALKTPNKKAIIFEGDEPGQGYSITYKELLEEVCQVAQVLTYSMGVRKGDTVAVYMPMVPEAIITLLAISRIGAIHSVVFAGFSSNSLRDRINDGDSKVVITTDESNRGGKVIETKRIVDDALRETPGVRHVLVYRKTNNPSVAFHAPRDLDWATEKKKYKTYYPCTPVDSEDPLFLLYTSGSTGAPKGVQHSTAGYLLGALLTMRYTFDTHQEDVFFTAGDIGWITGHTYVVYGPLLYGCATLVFEGTPAYPNYSRYWDIIDEHKVTQFYVAPTALRLLKRAGDSYIENHSLKSLRCLGSVGEPIAAEVWEWYSEKIGKNEIPIVDTYWQTESGSHLVTPLAGGVTPMKPGSASFPFFGIDAVVLDPNTGEELNTSHAEGVLAVKAAWPSFARTIWKNHDRYLDTYLNPYPGYYFTGDGAAKDKDGYIWILGRVDDVVNVSGHRLSTAEIEAAIIEDPIVAECAVVGFNDDLTGQAVAAFVVLKNKSSWSTATDDELQDIKKHLVFTVRKDIGPFAAPKLIILVDDLPKTRSGKIMRRILRKILAGESDQLGDVSTLSNPGIVRHLIDSVKL